The Pseudomonas aeruginosa genome includes the window ATCATCTCGCCGAGCTGGCGCATGATCATGAAAGCGATGAAGCCGGCGATGGCGTAGCCGAGGATCATCGACGGGCCCGCCGACTTGAGCACCCCGGCCGAGCCGAGGAACAGGCCGGTGCCGATGGCGCCGCCGAGGGCGATCAACTGGATGTGACGATTCTTCAGGCCGCGCTTGAGCTCGCCCGAATGCGGATGTTGGCCGTCCATTGAATTATCTCACGCAAGTGGAAATTTATTGTTGTCGGAGGCGAAACGGGGCCGTGCGGCTCAGGCGGCAGGCGCACGGCGGGCGCCATGCGGGGCGCGTGGCGGCGGGCGGTCGGCTGGGCGGAGGGAGGACTCACGGATCATGCGTCACCTGTTTGTTGTTGTACGTGACGTGAATGGGCCGCCAGGCTCGTGGCTCGGCGGTGCGGGCAAGGCTGGCGCGATCGGCGCCGCTGGAACGGAAACGCGGAGCGCAAGGAAAACCGCCAGCCCCGGAAGAGGCTGGCGGCAGCGGGATCAGATCACGCCGCGGCGAATCTGGTCTTCCTCGATGGACTCGAACAGGGCCTTGAAATTGCCCTCGCCGAAGCCCTGGTTGCCCTTGCGCTGGATGATCTCGAAGAAGATCGGGCCGATCACCGTGTCGGTGAAGATCTGCAGCAGGATGCCGTCGTCGCCCGGGGCGCCGTCGATCAGCAGGTTCAGTTCGCGCAGTTGCTCGAGCGGCTCGCCATGCCCGGCGACGCGGGTGTCGACCTTCTCGTAGTAGGTGTCCGGGGTCGACATGAACTTCACGCCGTTGTCGCGCAGCTTGCGCACGGTGGCATAGATGTCGTCGGTGGTCAGGGCGATGTGCTGGATGCCTTCGCCATGGTATTCGCGGATGAATTCCTCGATCTGCGAGGTATCGTCGGCCGACTCGTTGATCGGGATGCGGATCTTCCCGCAAGGTGCGGTCATGGCGCGGGAGAACAGGCCGGTGAGCTTGCCTTCGATGTCGAAGTAGCGAATCTCGCGGAAGTTGGCGATGCGCTCGTAGAAACCGGACCAGACGTCCATCTGGCCGCGCTTGACGTTGTGGGTCAGGTGGTCGATGTAGGTCAGGCCGACGGAGTTGTCGTTGGCGCTGCGGCCTTCGATGAACTCGAAGTCGACGTCATAGATGCTGCGGTCGCCGTAGCGGTCGACAAGATACAGCAGCGAACCGCCGATGCCTTCCAGGGAAGGGATGTTCAGCTCGCCGAAGTTGGCGTGGCTGCCCACCAGCTTGGCGCCCTGGGATTCGGCGTAGGCGGCGGCCTGGGAAGCGTTCTTCACCCGGAAGGCCATGGCGCAGGCGCTCGGGCCGTGCTTGAGGGCGAATTCATGGACATGCCCGGTCGGGCTGCCGTTGAGCACGATGTTGATATCGTTCTGCTGGAACAGGAAGACTTCCTTGGAACGATGCTTGGCGGTTTCGGTGAAGCCCATCATGTTGAACAGCTGGCGCAGCTGCTCGATGCCCTTGGCGTCGGGGGCGGTGAACTCGACGAATTCGAATCCGTCGGTACCGATGGGATTGTGCTGTTCGATCTTGGCCACGGCGTTCATCCGGCCTCCTCGTTGTTCTTGTTGAATGGACCGCCGCCGGTCCAGGCGGCCGACGACATGGGAGATGCCTTCATCTCACCCCGTGGCGGCGCGGCGGACAAGCCGTCGGCAGGGCCCGGCACAGGGCCTGGCGCAGGGTTTCTGGCAACTATTCCTTACGCGCCGGCGGCATGCATGGCGAACGCCCGGTCTTCGTAAAATTATCTTTACAGGGCGGTGCGAAAAGCTGCCAGCAGCGCTGTCACGGCTGCGCTGAAAGCCGGCGCTGCATGATCGGCGTCAAGCGGTTAACCTGCGTCTTTCCTCCGCGACGGCATTCCCATGGCACGACCCGCACCACCCGACCTGAGCGACAGCCGCCGGCCCCTGCGCGGCGTCGCCCGCAGCTATCCTGCCGGGCACCGCGTCGATGCCCACGAGCACGCCTGGGGCCAGGTGCTCTATGCGGTGTCCGGGATGATGTGGCTGGAGACGCCCGACGAGGCCCTGCCGGTCCCGCCGCAACGGGCGGTCTGGTTGCCTCCGGGCCTGCGCCATGCGGTGCGGGTCGCCTCCGAGTTGCAGATGCGCAACATCTACCTGAGCCCGGAACTCTCCCGCGGCCTGGAGGACCGCACCCTGGTGCTGGTGGTCGGCCCGCTGCTGCGCGAGCTGATCGTCAGCCTGGTGGAGCAGGAACGACAGAGCGACCCCCACTACTATCGGGCGCTGGCCGATCTCGCCGTGCTCGAACTCGGCCGCGCGCGCCGTTCCAGCCTACGCGTACCGCTGCCGGACGCCTCCGACAGGCGCCTGCTCGCGCTGTGCCAGGCGGTGATGGCCAATCCCTCCCTGGACATCGGCCTGGAGCGCCTGGCCGAAGACGCCGGGGCCAGCGTGCGGACCCTCTCGCGCCTGTTCCAGCGCAGCCTGGGCATGGGCTTCGCCGACTGGCGGCGGCAGGTGCAGCTGGCGACCGCCGCCGCCGCACTGATCGATGGCCGTCCGGTGGCAGGCATCGCCCATGCCCTGGGATATACGCCGAGCGCCTTCAGCGACATGTTCCGCCGCGAGCTGGGCGTCTCTCCCACCGAGTACAGGGCCGAGCATCACCAGCCGTTCCAGCCTTGACCGGTATTCGATAGCGATTGGCCGATAGATGTTTTTTCGGCCAACTAGACTGGCACCATCGTTCACCGTCCCTGTCAGCCGCCATGAACTACCTGATCTCCCTCGGCATCGGCCTGCTGGTCGGCGCGCTCTACGCCGTCCTCGACTTCCGCTCGCCGGCGCCCCCACCATCGCCTTGGTCGGCCTGCTTGGCATGCAGCTCGGCGAACAGCTTTTCCCCCTTGGCCGCGACCTGCTGCAGCAGTGGCTGCACTGATCGCCGCGACGACACGGAGCCCCCGATGAAAGCACTGCAATTCGACCGTACCGGCGACCTCGCCGCCCTCGAGCTGGTGGACATGCCCGACCCGCTTCCCGCCGCCGATGAGGTGCGGGTGGAAATCCGCGCTGCCGGGCTGAATCCGAGCGACGTGAAGAACGTCCTCGGCCGCTTCCCCTATACCACCCTGCCCCGGGTACCGGGCCGCGACTTCGCCGGGGTGGTGGTGGAGGGACCGAAGGCTCTGCTCGGCCAGGCGGTCTGGGGCACCGGGCGGGAGCCGGGATTCTTCCGCGACGGTAGCCACGCGCAGTTCCTGACCCTGCCGGCCGCCGGCGTCGCGCTCAAGCCGGAAAGCCTGAGCTTCGCCCAGGCCGCCAGTTGCGGGGTGCCCTACAGCACCGCCTGGGATGCCCTGCAACGCAGCCAGGTCAAGGCCGGCACCCGGCTCCTGGTAATCGGCGCCAACGGCGCGGTCGGCAAGGCCGCGCTGGCGCTGGCCAAGGCCCTGGGGGCCGAAGCGATCGGCGCGGTGCGGCGCGAGGAGCAACGCCAGGCGCTGGAAACGCAGGGCATCGCCGCGCTGCTGCTGGGCGAGCCGGCCGAACTGGCGGCACAGGTGGAAGGGATCTTCCCCGGCGGGGCCGAGGTGATCTTCGATACGACCGGTTTCTGGCTCGAGGCGGCGGTCCCGGCGCTGGCCGCCTTCGGTCGCCTGGCGATCATCGCCGCACCGGCCGACGGCCATGTGCGCCTGCCGGCGTTGAACCTGTACCGTCGCGGTGGCTCGGTGGTGGGGATCAACTCGCTGCTCTATGGCGTGGAAGCCTGCGCAGGCTTCCTCGACGCCTTCGGCAAGCTGTTCGACCAGGGCCGCCTGCCGCTGCCGGACGGGCTGCGGGAAGTCCCGCTGGAGCAGGGCGTTGAGCAGTACCGGGCGGTGAACGAAGGCACCTGCGAGAAGATCATCCTGGTGCCCTGAGGAGCGGGCGGAATCCCGGCGGAACACGCCGGGATTCCGCTGCGCGCAAGACTACTCCGCGCCGACCGCGAGCTTGCGGGCGCTGCGCGCCTCCTCCAGCTGCATGCAGCGCTCGAGGAACAGGTACATATAGTCGTAGCTCTTGCAGATCGCGTCGCGCAGTTGCCGGCGCAGCTCGGCGCAGGGATTGGTGCCGGCCAGGGTGCAGATGATCTCCAGCGCCTCCCAGGGGTGGGCATCGTCGTACTGGGCGTGGAGCTTGAGCCACTTCATGGCGCGCTTGCGGCCTTCCTTGGGGAAGGCGTTTTCGTAGACGCCGTTCGAACAGACCAGCGCCGACCACTCGCCGGTGACGCCTTCGATGGCGTAGTTGGTGGCGGCCATGGCCACCGCCAGTGAGTCGCTGGCGCAGGTGTGCCAGCACCAGTGGCTGAGCGCGTGCAGTTCGGCCGGCACGTCTTGCGCCTGGATCTCGGCCAGGCTCACGCCGTGGGCCTCGGCCCAGTGCAGCCAGTAGTCGGCGTGGTTGAGTTCGACCCGAATGTTGCGCATCAGCCAGCGGCGCGCCATGTCTTCGCCGGGATGGCGGGCGAAACGGGTCTTCAGCAGGTTCTGCGACATGTACAAGGGGAACTGCTCGACCACCGGCCAGCCGCCGATCAGGTACAGGCGCATCAGCGCCGGGCTCAGCTCGGCGTCGCGCATGCGCCGGTACAGCTCGTGACCGGAAACCCGGTCCTTGCTCGCCTGGCAGTCGACGATCAGTTGCTGCGCCCACTGCGGATAGCTTCCCGCCTCCTGCAAGGGGCCCGTACGGTCAAAGAACTCGCTCACACCCGTCTCCCTTCTCTTCTTGTCGGCAACGGCCTCATAGCAGCGAAACTACTCTTTCTTCGCCCCGCGGTCACCTACCGGAGGTTCTGTCCGAGGCTCGGCCACAGGCCCTGGGCATCCACTCCAGCCCCCGGAGGCTGGCGACTGAACGGCAGGGGCGCGCCGATGGCCAGGCCCTGGGCATAGTCGATGCCGATCTCGCGCAGCGCTTCCATGACTTCGACGGTCTCGACGAACTCCGCGATGGTACGTTTGCCCATCACGTGGCCGATATGGTTGATCACCTGGACCATGGCGCGATCGATGGGATCCTCGAGCATGTCCTTGACGAAGCTGCCATCGATCTTCAGGTAATCCACCGGCAGGTGCTTGAGGTAGATGAAGGACGACATGCCGGCGCAGAAATCGTCCAGGGAGAAACGACAGCCGGTGTCCTTGAGCTCGTTGATGAAGCGGATGGCGCTGGCCAGGTTGGCAACCGCCACGGTTTCGGTGACCTCGAAGCAGATCGTCTGCGGCGGAATGCGGTAACGGGCGAACAGCTCGGTGAGGAACTGCAGGAACGACTCGTCGCCGATGGTCGCGCCGGAGAGGTTGATGGCGCAGGTGCCGATCGGCTCGGCGCGAGGGTCCTGGGCGCGCTCGACAAGGGTGCGGAAGGCATTCTCCACCACCCAGCGATCGATCAGCGTCATCAGGCCGTAGCGCTCGGCGGCGGGTATGAAGCTCAGCGGCGGCACCAGGCGCCCGCCCTCGTCGCGCAGGCGCAGCAGCAGTTCGACGTGCAAGCCCTCCTCCGCGCCTTCGCCCAGCGGCACGATGGGCTGGGCATAGAGGCTGAAGCGGTCTTCCTCCAGCGCCAGGTGGATGCGCTGGACCCAGGTCATCTCGCCGAAGCGCATCGACAGTTCGACGTCGTCCTGATGGAACACCTGGACCCGATTGCGCCCCTTTTCCTTGGCCATGTAGCAGGCCATGTCGGCGGAGCGCAGTGCCTCCTCGAGGGTCGAGATACCCGGCAGCAGGTGCACCAGGCCGACGCTGACGGTGCAGTTGAACGGCTGCCCGCTCCAGGTGAAGTGCAGGTCCTGGACCGTCTTGCGCAGATGGTCGGCGATCTCCACGGCTTTTTCCGCCGGGCAGTTCTCCAGCAGGATGCCGAACTCGTCGCCGCCCAGCCGCGCCAGCGTGTCGCCCTCGCGCAAGCCTTGTTGCAGCAGGGTGCAGACCTGGCGCAGCAGTTCGTCGCCGGCGGCGTGGCCGCAGGTGTCGTTGACCAGTTTGAACTGGTCCAGGTCGAGGAACATCAGGGCGTGCCGCCCGCTGTTGCGCTCCAGGCGTTCCAGCGCTATCTGCAGGCGATACTCGAACTCGCGGCGGTTGGTCAGCCCGGTCAACGCATCGTGGGTCGCCTGCC containing:
- a CDS encoding EAL domain-containing protein, with amino-acid sequence MRQNRTLDKPRLLGLVWPFIVVVLLQAMLAGGSLYVLSAVRSYVGGESLWSKGQKDAIYYLTLYADSRADEDFRRYEEAIAIPLGDREMRLALDQPDPDIEAARQGILKGGNHADDVTAIIWLYRNFHDFSYFERAIELWLVGDKYVMELIDVAGKMRAGIGTGQASAEQVQQWKTEIHAINEKVTPAAKAFSDALGEGSRALLRLLLVANLTTASVLILLAFLRTRQQLMQRQEVENALDAERERAQITLASIGDGVITADTQGGISYLNPAAEQMTNWTLDKARGLPLASLFRIVDESSREEGMLLIEQILSGEIDGGREHSKLVLRHDGSSVPVTLVGAPIHRGGEITGVVLVLHDMTRERQYMARLSWQATHDALTGLTNRREFEYRLQIALERLERNSGRHALMFLDLDQFKLVNDTCGHAAGDELLRQVCTLLQQGLREGDTLARLGGDEFGILLENCPAEKAVEIADHLRKTVQDLHFTWSGQPFNCTVSVGLVHLLPGISTLEEALRSADMACYMAKEKGRNRVQVFHQDDVELSMRFGEMTWVQRIHLALEEDRFSLYAQPIVPLGEGAEEGLHVELLLRLRDEGGRLVPPLSFIPAAERYGLMTLIDRWVVENAFRTLVERAQDPRAEPIGTCAINLSGATIGDESFLQFLTELFARYRIPPQTICFEVTETVAVANLASAIRFINELKDTGCRFSLDDFCAGMSSFIYLKHLPVDYLKIDGSFVKDMLEDPIDRAMVQVINHIGHVMGKRTIAEFVETVEVMEALREIGIDYAQGLAIGAPLPFSRQPPGAGVDAQGLWPSLGQNLR
- a CDS encoding TenA family transcriptional regulator: MSEFFDRTGPLQEAGSYPQWAQQLIVDCQASKDRVSGHELYRRMRDAELSPALMRLYLIGGWPVVEQFPLYMSQNLLKTRFARHPGEDMARRWLMRNIRVELNHADYWLHWAEAHGVSLAEIQAQDVPAELHALSHWCWHTCASDSLAVAMAATNYAIEGVTGEWSALVCSNGVYENAFPKEGRKRAMKWLKLHAQYDDAHPWEALEIICTLAGTNPCAELRRQLRDAICKSYDYMYLFLERCMQLEEARSARKLAVGAE
- the hppD gene encoding 4-hydroxyphenylpyruvate dioxygenase yields the protein MNAVAKIEQHNPIGTDGFEFVEFTAPDAKGIEQLRQLFNMMGFTETAKHRSKEVFLFQQNDINIVLNGSPTGHVHEFALKHGPSACAMAFRVKNASQAAAYAESQGAKLVGSHANFGELNIPSLEGIGGSLLYLVDRYGDRSIYDVDFEFIEGRSANDNSVGLTYIDHLTHNVKRGQMDVWSGFYERIANFREIRYFDIEGKLTGLFSRAMTAPCGKIRIPINESADDTSQIEEFIREYHGEGIQHIALTTDDIYATVRKLRDNGVKFMSTPDTYYEKVDTRVAGHGEPLEQLRELNLLIDGAPGDDGILLQIFTDTVIGPIFFEIIQRKGNQGFGEGNFKALFESIEEDQIRRGVI
- a CDS encoding quinone oxidoreductase family protein translates to MKALQFDRTGDLAALELVDMPDPLPAADEVRVEIRAAGLNPSDVKNVLGRFPYTTLPRVPGRDFAGVVVEGPKALLGQAVWGTGREPGFFRDGSHAQFLTLPAAGVALKPESLSFAQAASCGVPYSTAWDALQRSQVKAGTRLLVIGANGAVGKAALALAKALGAEAIGAVRREEQRQALETQGIAALLLGEPAELAAQVEGIFPGGAEVIFDTTGFWLEAAVPALAAFGRLAIIAAPADGHVRLPALNLYRRGGSVVGINSLLYGVEACAGFLDAFGKLFDQGRLPLPDGLREVPLEQGVEQYRAVNEGTCEKIILVP
- a CDS encoding AraC family transcriptional regulator, with amino-acid sequence MARPAPPDLSDSRRPLRGVARSYPAGHRVDAHEHAWGQVLYAVSGMMWLETPDEALPVPPQRAVWLPPGLRHAVRVASELQMRNIYLSPELSRGLEDRTLVLVVGPLLRELIVSLVEQERQSDPHYYRALADLAVLELGRARRSSLRVPLPDASDRRLLALCQAVMANPSLDIGLERLAEDAGASVRTLSRLFQRSLGMGFADWRRQVQLATAAAALIDGRPVAGIAHALGYTPSAFSDMFRRELGVSPTEYRAEHHQPFQP